Part of the Planctomycetota bacterium genome is shown below.
TTCGCGTTTGAGGACGCTGGAGATTTCGGAGACGTTGATGGCCATGTTCTTTGGGGTTGGGAGTACTGTCGGTGGTTCGTGCGGGGTGGGCTTAGCTCTGCTTGAGACGCTTCTTCATGCTGTCGAGTCTCGATCGGACGCTGGCGTCGATGACCTGGTCCTGCACCTTGATCACCATGCCGCCGATGATGTCGGGGTCGACGAACTGGTGGACAACGGCGTCTTTGCCGAGCTTGGCGCTGACCTTGTTTTTCACGTCGGCGATCTGAGCTTCGCCGAGCTGTTGGGCGACGGTGACGTTGACCTCGATCTTGCCGAGCTTCTCGTCGAGGATCGACTCGAAGGCGGCGAGGATGCCGGGCAGGTGTCCGATGCGGCCCTTGCCCTCGACGAGCTTGAGGAAGTTCTGCATCAACGGACTCGCGCTGGCGAAAGTCCGCTGCAGAACGGCGGAGCGTTCCTCTCGGTCGATACCCGGATCGGCGAGGAACTGAGCGAACTTCGGGTTCTCGTCGAGAACCTTCCGCAGCGCATCGACTTCGTCGGCGGTCGGCTGGAGTTGGTCGCGTGACTCGGCCAGCTCGATCAGGGCCTGTGCGTAGGACAGCGCGGCCGGGTCGTGATGTTCGGCGGTGGCGGCCATTTATGCGGTCTCCAGTTGGTCGAGCGCTTCGAGACTTTCCTGAACCAGGCGCTGCTGGTCCTCGGCATTGATCTCGCGGCGAAGAATCTTCTCGGCGACCATCGTCGCGAGAGTGGCGGCTTCGGCACGGACCGACGAGACGGCCGCGACGCGGCTGTCTTCCAGCTC
Proteins encoded:
- the atpH gene encoding ATP synthase F1 subunit delta translates to MAATAEHHDPAALSYAQALIELAESRDQLQPTADEVDALRKVLDENPKFAQFLADPGIDREERSAVLQRTFASASPLMQNFLKLVEGKGRIGHLPGILAAFESILDEKLGKIEVNVTVAQQLGEAQIADVKNKVSAKLGKDAVVHQFVDPDIIGGMVIKVQDQVIDASVRSRLDSMKKRLKQS